In Caldicoprobacter guelmensis, the genomic stretch ATGAAGTATGTATACGCTATTCTAACGGTTGTTGAAAATAATCCCATAATGCAGATGTATGTAAGCGATAAGCCTATGACCGGCAGGCAAATTTTGGATGAAGTGGTCCTAACAGAAGAAGAGAAGAAGAAGTACAAGGATTGGACTGATGCAAGAAAGGTCATTGAGGACATGAACAAGACGCAGTCTATCAGGGTGGAGATACAGGAGGTAGAGGTTCCTTAATGCAAAAATCCCTTCGACAAATATCGAAGGGATTTTTGTATGATTTCAGATTAAGATACAAAAATAGCCAATATTCGCTGAAGGAGAATTGAGGCAAATGAAGAATATATAAGTGTATTCATGCCTGTTGAGCTGGGGGAGGGATTTTTCTTGCAGATTCTAAGCCGCAAGCACAAACACACGCTTATAATTAAAATGGAGGGGGAACTGGACCATCATACTGCCGATACGGTGCGTGAACGGCTGGACAATATGCTTGAGGACCCAAGTATAAGGCATGTGGTATTTGATTTGAGCCAGCTAAAGTTCATGGATAGTTCAGGCATTGGGGTGTTTATAGGAAGATACAAGGTGGTTTCACAGCGAGGCGGTACGGTTTCTGTGGCTCATGTTACACCCCAGATCAATAAAGTATTGGAGGTATCTGGCCTTTACAGGATAATAAAGAGGTACAATAGCATCGAAGAGGCGCTGGCCAGTATAGGGGGGTGTGATGAATAGTGGAGGCCATAAACGAGATGCGGTTGGAGTTTCCAAGCAAGTCGCAGAATGAATCCTTTGCCAGAGTTACAGTAGCTGCCTTTGCCGCTCAGCTTGATCCCACCTTAGAGGAGATTGCCGACATAAAAACTGCCGTATCTGAAGCTGTTACCAATGCCATCATTCATGGCTACGAGAATACCATAGGGATTGTGACTGTTATAGCAAGGCTCTATGAAGGGAAAATCGAGATTGAAGTCATAGACAAGGGCAAAGGAATAGAGGACATTGAAAAGGCTAGGCAACCCCTTTATACGTCAAAGCCTGAGCTAGAACGCTCGGGGATGGGGTTTACTGTTATGGAGACTTTTATGGACGAGGTAGAGGTGACCTCTAGCCCAGGCCAGGGTACGCGGGTAAAACTGGTAAAGTACTTGAAGAGTACTGGTAGAGAACTGGGGCGAGAATGATGGATACCTTTGAGTCCTTTGACCGGGAAAAGGGAAATGAAAACGAAATACTGGATCTGATAGTTAAGGCTCAAGGCGGGGATGAACAGGCAAAAGAGGAGCTTGTAAAGAGGAATATAGCTCTGGTGAAAAGCATCGTAAAGCGGTTTTTAAATAGGGGCTATGAATACGAGGACCTGTTTCAGATAGGGGTCATCGGGCTTATAAAGGCAATAAACAACTATGACCCAAAGTTCAACGTACAGTTTTCAACTTATGCTGTTCCCATGATAATGGGAGAGATTAAGCGCTTTTTAAGGGACGATGGCCCCATAAAGGTGAGCAGGTCATTAAAAGAGCTGGCTAGCAAAGTTCAGGCGGTCAAGGAGCAACTGGAGAGCAGGATGTGCCGAGAGCCCACCATCCATGAAGTTGCAAGGGAAATGGGCATTTCGCCGGAAGAGTTAGTCCACGCCATGGAAGCAAATCGTATGCCTTCATCCATATACGATATCATATATGAAGATGATGACAATCCTATACTCCTCATAGATAAGATTCATCAAGATACCAATCAAATGGGTAAGCTTATAGATCGTATCATGTTGAAGGAAATGCTAGCAAAGCTGGACAGAAGGGAAAGAGCCATCATAGTAATGCGTTATTTCCAGGATAGAACCCAAAGCGACATTGCCAACGAACTGGGCATATCGCAGGTACAGGTTTCAAGGATAGAAAAAAAGGTGCTTCTGAAGATGAGGGAGATGTTATGATGAATGTCCGGTTAACCGGACATTTATTTTTTTTGGATAAAAAGGGAGATGGAGCACATACTAAAAGTAAAGTGGAATTTAAGATAATTGTTAGGAGGCGTAAACAATGTGGGCTAAAGTCAAGGGTGTGACTGTAGCCGTAATTTCCATCTTGCTTTTAGCGGCTGTAGCCTTCTCAATATGGCTGCTCAACAAAGGCGTACAGCAGGATAAGACCTATTCAGGGGCTAGGTTTATATATCAGGAGAAAGCGGAGAATGACCTATTGTGAGAGCGTTTATGGAACCGGTGAATGGAAACAGCTCTGTTTTTTTTCAATTTAAGCCAAATATCGTGAAAAAAACGGGAGAGCCTGTATACCTTACCGACGTGATAGAAATCTTTTGCCCTCAAGGTGTAAAGGAGAGCATAGACGATATGATTGTGGTACCGGCAGACCAAAATAAAGACCATGTTATAACCGCCATTGAAGTGATAAGGCTTATAAGCGAGAAGGCAGGGATTTCTGATATACGCGTAATAGGTGATGGAAAAGCGCTTATAGAGTACAAAGAACCACAATCCTCAAAAGTTATAGTTGGATTGCTCAAAGCTGTGCTGACGGCTTTGTTGCTTATGATTGGCTCGGCTCTTGCCATAATGTACTTTCATGCCGACGTTAACATGCATCAGGTGCACAGTACTTTGCATTACATCATTACTGGCGAGAAGAGTGCTCGACCGCTTTTAATAAGTATTCCTTATTCTATAGGTATAGGCATAGGGATAGCTGTATTCTTTGATGTTTTTTCTATAAGGCGAAAGAGGCACAGGCCGGGCCCTCTAGAATTAGAGGTGTACACCTATGAAAAGGAGTTTTACTCCTATAGAAAGGACGAGGAGGAGAAAGAGGAAGGTTGAAGTGGGAAACGATATTGTTCGAGGTATTGGTAGGACTGGTTGGTGGGTTGGTGGTAGGCGGAGGCATATCAATGCTCTTTATAGTTTTGGGTATTGCACCCAGGCTTGTCTTTTTAAGCGGTCAGAAAAAACGCACGTTTCTCGTTAAATTGCCAATTTTGGCGGGGGCTTTTTTGTCCTCGATTGTGGATATGCTAAACCTAAAATTGCCTGTAGGTAGATTTGTGCTTCCCTTTATAGCTGTATTTATGGGCATATTTGTTGGGATGCTGGCCTCAGCGTTGGCTGAGGTATTGGATGTTGTATATATAGTCGCGAGTTATGCCGGCATAATAAAGTATGTATATATACTGATTTTTGCCATAATAATAGGCAAAATAGTAGGCTCTCTTATTTACTGGCTAATACCGGGTTTTTATTAATAGCTCTAGCAGAAGGTGTGGGGCTATGAGATGGTATCATCAAATAAAAAATGTGGGGCCGGAAATGAAAAACATTGAGGAAAAAGAGGAAAGGCAGGATATTGTGAGAAGGCTTTCAAGTGATAGGGACTCAAAGAACAAAAAGAATAATTCGTTTTGGATGGGGAAATAAATTAAATTAAGCAGGTTAAAAACTGATGGAAAGGGGTTTAAAAGGTGGACGTCAAACAGCAGAAGCTAAACAAGGAATATCAGATATATGTTGAGCGCAAGATGCCCAAATCGAATCTATTGAGGGACTGTATATTGGCATTTATAGTGGGGGGCATCATATGTACCATCGGACAGGCTGTAAATAATTTGGGAAAGGGTTATTTTAACTTGAATACAGAAGAAGCGTCGGCTTTTACGGCAATTGTTATGATCTTTCTAGGAGCTCTGCTTACTGGTTTGGGTGTGTATGACGATATAGGAAAATACGGTGGAGCCGGATCAGTAGTACCCATCACCGGATTTGCCAACTCTATAGTGTCCCCTGCCATGGAATTTAAAAAGGAAGGTTATGTATTTGGAGTGGGTTCTAAGCTGTTTTCTATAGCTGGCCCTGTCCTTGTATACGGCATAAGTGCATCAGTGCTGATAGGGCTAATATACTTTTTTGTGAAGTGAGGGAATCATCATGGCTAAGCATCGATTGGGTGGACAAACCATAGAGCTTGAAAATCCTCCCTGCATTCTTTCTAGGGCTACAATAGTAGGGAAAAAAGAGGGGGAGGGCCCTTTGGGCGAATACTTCGATGTGGTTTTGGAGGATAATATGTGGGGGGAGAAGACCTGGGAAAAGGCAGAACGCCGCATGTACCTAGAAGCTGCACAAATGGCTATTAGTAGAGCCGGAAAACAGCCACAGGATATAAACTATCTATTCGGCGGCGACCTGCTCAACCAGATCATAACTGCAAACTTTGCAGCCAGGACATTAGGAATACCGTTTTTTGGGCTTTATGGCGCTTGCTCAACCCTTACTGAATCCTTGTCTTTGGGAGCAATGCTTGTCAGTGCAGGATATGCTGACCTTGTACTGTGTGTGACTTCCAGCCATTTTTGTACCGCAGAGAGGCAGTACAGGTTTCCGCTGGAGATGGGAACTCAACGTCCACCTACCGCACAGTGGACCGTGACGGGTGCAGGCGCATTTTTGCTCTCTAACGATACAAAACCCCCCTATATTACTCATGTAACCACTGGTAAGGTTATAGATTATGGAATAACGGATGCCAACAACATGGGGGCTGCTATGGCTCCGGCAGCGGCAGCCACCATAAAAGCCCATTTTGAAGATACAGGGCAGGGGCCTGAGGCATACGACCTCATTGTAACAGGTGACTTGGGCTGGTTTGGAAGGGAGCTTACCATTGACCTTTTGAAAAAAGAAGGTTATGACATAAGCGACCGATTTATTGATTGCGGTTGCGAGATATACAGCAAGGAGCAGGATGTGCACGCGGGAGGTAGTGGATGCGGATGCTCTGCGGTGGTGTTTGGCGCTTATATATTGAGGAAAATGGAAGAGGGCGTATACAGACGGATTTTGCTTCTCTCAACTGGTGCCCTTCTCAGCACCACCAGCAGCCAGCAAGGCGAGTCCATACCCGGCATCGCACATGCCGTAACTATTGATATGAATAGGGGATGAGATATGGAGTATTTGAGGGCTTTTATAGTTGGTGGATTGATATGCGTCATTGGACAGATACTCATCGATAAGACCAGATTGACGCCGGCCAGAATTCTGGTGTGTTTTGTAACGGCAGGTGTCATATTGACGGCTGTAGGCGTATACGAACCTATCGTGAAGTTTGGCGGTGCGGGAGCCACAGTTCCCTTGCCAGGATTTGGCTATACCCTGGCCAAGGGCGCCATGAAAGGAGTAGATGAATTGGGGGCCCTGGGCGCCTTTGTGGGAGGTGTAAGAGCGGCTGCAGGTGGGATTACCGCTGCGGTGGTATTTGGCTATCTAGCGGCTGTACTGTTCAATCCTCGAATGAAGAGATAAAAGAGATAAAAAAGAGGGGCACGTCAATCCGATGCCCCTCTTTTATTGTTATGCCTGTTTCTGTTGTTGTCAAAGAAAGAAGACGATTGATTTAGAGTGGGGGTTTCATTCTCAATCTCCTTGTCTATGGACTCAAAAATTATTCTTGAAAGCTCGGTTAAATAGTCCATATTCTGCTGTATTGGTTTTGGATCAAATGGTGGTAGCTGCGTTAACGGCGGTTCACCTTCTTTTGGAGGTTTGATGGTTGCCTGATTAAAGCTGTGGAGCAGTGCTTCAATGGCCTTTTCCAGAGAAGTACGCGCCTCATTGCTCAACCTGTCTTTGTACTTGGGATCAGACATCTTGGCTCGTACCGAGTTTATGAGTTCCTGAGCTTGTTTGTACAGGCTTTCCTGCAATTGTTGTGAATTATACCATTCTTGGGTATGCAATGGACAGAAATACTGTCTGTCTTCCGGCTTGTTGTAATCCAGCATTGCAAAGTCAACCGCATCTTTGAATGCCCCTGGCAGATATTTTTGCAACTCCTCCTCGCTTAACTGTCTGAGCAGTGAATTTTCCGGCAATACGACCACCGATTTTTTAACTACGTTTTCTCTCGGACAGTAAGGCGAAGCGAGTTTCCCGGAATATTGACATATCTCAACTTCCTTATGAACATCGCATTTTTCCTTTGGAACCGCTTCTACTGGAAACCACTCGTTTACCAAATGGTCATCGCACAGCGTGCCGTTAGGCAGCTTACCCGATATTCCACACACAGTGAGGCGTACCACCCCTTCAGGTGGCTTGTCATAAAACGGCCGGTTTTGTAGATTCTTGTGAATAGGTTCCATTACCGCCTTCCACAAGGGAGCGGCGTAATGTCCACCCTG encodes the following:
- the spoIIAA gene encoding anti-sigma F factor antagonist, which encodes MQILSRKHKHTLIIKMEGELDHHTADTVRERLDNMLEDPSIRHVVFDLSQLKFMDSSGIGVFIGRYKVVSQRGGTVSVAHVTPQINKVLEVSGLYRIIKRYNSIEEALASIGGCDE
- the spoIIAB gene encoding anti-sigma F factor — translated: MEAINEMRLEFPSKSQNESFARVTVAAFAAQLDPTLEEIADIKTAVSEAVTNAIIHGYENTIGIVTVIARLYEGKIEIEVIDKGKGIEDIEKARQPLYTSKPELERSGMGFTVMETFMDEVEVTSSPGQGTRVKLVKYLKSTGRELGRE
- the sigF gene encoding RNA polymerase sporulation sigma factor SigF, producing MDTFESFDREKGNENEILDLIVKAQGGDEQAKEELVKRNIALVKSIVKRFLNRGYEYEDLFQIGVIGLIKAINNYDPKFNVQFSTYAVPMIMGEIKRFLRDDGPIKVSRSLKELASKVQAVKEQLESRMCREPTIHEVAREMGISPEELVHAMEANRMPSSIYDIIYEDDDNPILLIDKIHQDTNQMGKLIDRIMLKEMLAKLDRRERAIIVMRYFQDRTQSDIANELGISQVQVSRIEKKVLLKMREML
- a CDS encoding stage V sporulation protein AA; translation: MRAFMEPVNGNSSVFFQFKPNIVKKTGEPVYLTDVIEIFCPQGVKESIDDMIVVPADQNKDHVITAIEVIRLISEKAGISDIRVIGDGKALIEYKEPQSSKVIVGLLKAVLTALLLMIGSALAIMYFHADVNMHQVHSTLHYIITGEKSARPLLISIPYSIGIGIGIAVFFDVFSIRRKRHRPGPLELEVYTYEKEFYSYRKDEEEKEEG
- a CDS encoding stage V sporulation protein AB — encoded protein: MKWETILFEVLVGLVGGLVVGGGISMLFIVLGIAPRLVFLSGQKKRTFLVKLPILAGAFLSSIVDMLNLKLPVGRFVLPFIAVFMGIFVGMLASALAEVLDVVYIVASYAGIIKYVYILIFAIIIGKIVGSLIYWLIPGFY
- the spoVAC gene encoding stage V sporulation protein AC; amino-acid sequence: MDVKQQKLNKEYQIYVERKMPKSNLLRDCILAFIVGGIICTIGQAVNNLGKGYFNLNTEEASAFTAIVMIFLGALLTGLGVYDDIGKYGGAGSVVPITGFANSIVSPAMEFKKEGYVFGVGSKLFSIAGPVLVYGISASVLIGLIYFFVK
- the spoVAD gene encoding stage V sporulation protein AD; protein product: MAKHRLGGQTIELENPPCILSRATIVGKKEGEGPLGEYFDVVLEDNMWGEKTWEKAERRMYLEAAQMAISRAGKQPQDINYLFGGDLLNQIITANFAARTLGIPFFGLYGACSTLTESLSLGAMLVSAGYADLVLCVTSSHFCTAERQYRFPLEMGTQRPPTAQWTVTGAGAFLLSNDTKPPYITHVTTGKVIDYGITDANNMGAAMAPAAAATIKAHFEDTGQGPEAYDLIVTGDLGWFGRELTIDLLKKEGYDISDRFIDCGCEIYSKEQDVHAGGSGCGCSAVVFGAYILRKMEEGVYRRILLLSTGALLSTTSSQQGESIPGIAHAVTIDMNRG
- the spoVAE gene encoding stage V sporulation protein AE; its protein translation is MEYLRAFIVGGLICVIGQILIDKTRLTPARILVCFVTAGVILTAVGVYEPIVKFGGAGATVPLPGFGYTLAKGAMKGVDELGALGAFVGGVRAAAGGITAAVVFGYLAAVLFNPRMKR